In one Campylobacter insulaenigrae NCTC 12927 genomic region, the following are encoded:
- the truB gene encoding tRNA pseudouridine(55) synthase TruB (catalyzes isomerization of specific uridines in RNA to pseudouridine; responsible for residues in T loops of many tRNAs), with protein MNKLFVAYKPSGLSSNAFLNQLKKKYNNKKAGFSGTLDPFAKGVLLIAFGQYTKLFRFFKKSPKIYKATLWFGVKSKSLDNQNIENITSLPPFDFSILQKIQEELLGIISYIPPAYCAKKINGVRSYELAKKGLETNLKTCKMEIFYSKILHYHHPFLTMEISVSEGGYIRSYCELFAKKLGIDATLSSLERLCEGNFYYENEKELNILDYLNLKKNTIKYPQKLHNGQKIFLDDLEIQKKGCYLLEEDDFFSIINIENNQVQYYLNKVLKC; from the coding sequence ATGAATAAACTTTTTGTAGCATACAAACCAAGTGGACTAAGTTCTAATGCATTTTTAAATCAACTTAAAAAAAAATATAACAACAAAAAAGCCGGCTTTTCTGGCACTCTTGATCCTTTTGCAAAAGGTGTTTTGCTAATTGCTTTTGGACAATATACTAAATTATTTAGATTTTTTAAAAAAAGTCCTAAAATTTATAAAGCTACACTTTGGTTTGGTGTAAAATCTAAAAGTCTTGATAATCAAAATATAGAAAATATAACTTCTTTACCACCATTTGATTTTTCAATCTTACAAAAAATACAAGAAGAACTTTTGGGGATTATTTCTTATATTCCACCTGCTTATTGTGCTAAAAAAATCAATGGCGTACGGTCTTATGAGCTAGCAAAAAAAGGTCTTGAAACAAATTTGAAAACTTGTAAAATGGAAATTTTTTATTCAAAAATTTTGCATTATCATCATCCATTTTTAACTATGGAAATTTCAGTAAGCGAGGGGGGATATATCAGATCTTATTGTGAATTATTTGCTAAAAAATTAGGAATTGATGCTACCCTAAGCTCTCTTGAAAGACTTTGCGAAGGTAATTTTTATTATGAAAACGAAAAAGAACTTAATATATTAGATTATTTAAATCTTAAAAAAAATACGATAAAATATCCTCAAAAATTACACAATGGACAAAAAATCTTTTTAGACGATTTAGAAATTCAAAAAAAAGGTTGCTATCTCTTAGAAGAAGATGATTTTTTTTCCATTATAAATATAGAAAACAATCAAGTACAATATTATTTAAATAAGGTTTTAAAATGCTAA
- the csrA gene encoding carbon storage regulator CsrA — MLILSRKENESIQIGDDIEIKIVQTGKGYAKIGIEAPKTLMILRKELIEQVKSENLHSISDETIKLDDLSKKLKK; from the coding sequence ATGCTAATCTTATCAAGAAAAGAAAATGAAAGTATACAAATTGGTGATGATATAGAAATAAAAATAGTCCAAACAGGAAAAGGATACGCAAAAATAGGTATTGAGGCTCCCAAAACTCTAATGATTTTAAGAAAAGAACTTATTGAACAAGTAAAAAGTGAAAATTTACACTCTATTAGCGATGAAACTATTAAACTTGATGATTTAAGTAAAAAGCTTAAAAAATGA
- a CDS encoding 4-(cytidine 5'-diphospho)-2-C-methyl-D-erythritol kinase, which translates to MKAFAKANIFLKVIGFDTRSYHLISSRFVLLKHLYDELNFSDEKNKEGFEIIGNFKEDTIIHKAYYELENLGYKEQLKEFFKNKSLKLIKNIPIGGGLGGSSTDAVAFLLMVNEELNLKLSQDTLKQICQKLGSDLLFFLSGYESANVSGCGEIIEYFEDNFTLLNFTFLDFACSSAKVYKAFDETHYDLKENLQLAKQFNQLKTQQLLDFKNIQLNDLFAPCVKIYPKMQKFLSQGYFLSGSGSSVFKA; encoded by the coding sequence ATGAAGGCTTTTGCAAAAGCTAATATATTTTTAAAAGTTATAGGTTTTGATACAAGATCTTATCATCTGATATCATCGCGTTTTGTTTTATTAAAACATTTATATGATGAACTAAATTTTAGTGATGAAAAAAATAAAGAAGGTTTTGAAATCATTGGAAATTTTAAAGAAGATACTATTATTCATAAAGCATATTATGAACTTGAAAATTTAGGATATAAAGAACAATTAAAAGAATTTTTTAAAAATAAAAGCTTAAAACTAATTAAAAATATCCCCATAGGTGGAGGTCTTGGTGGAAGCAGCACCGATGCTGTTGCTTTTTTACTTATGGTTAATGAAGAATTAAATTTAAAATTATCTCAAGATACTTTAAAACAAATTTGCCAAAAACTTGGTTCTGATTTACTCTTTTTTTTAAGTGGTTATGAGAGTGCAAATGTTAGTGGTTGCGGTGAAATTATAGAATATTTTGAAGATAATTTTACTTTATTAAATTTTACTTTTTTAGATTTTGCTTGCTCTAGTGCTAAAGTTTATAAAGCATTTGATGAAACACATTATGATTTAAAAGAAAATTTACAACTAGCTAAACAATTTAATCAACTCAAAACACAACAATTATTAGACTTTAAAAATATTCAATTAAATGATTTATTTGCTCCTTGTGTAAAAATTTATCCTAAAATGCAGAAATTTCTTTCTCAAGGATATTTTTTAAGTGGAAGTGGAAGCAGTGTTTTTAAGGCTTAA
- the smpB gene encoding SsrA-binding protein SmpB yields the protein MKKTIVKNKKAFFDYEILEKFEAGIVLKGSEVVALRALRANLKDSFVRIIKGEIFLLNAHISHLNTTHAFYRHDEKGVRKLLMHKKQIDKLFGKISTQGFTIVPLELYFNEKNKVKILIALAKGKNLHDKRESLKKKQADLETRAAIKNHY from the coding sequence ATGAAAAAAACTATTGTAAAAAATAAAAAAGCTTTTTTTGACTATGAAATTTTAGAAAAATTTGAAGCGGGTATAGTTTTAAAAGGCTCTGAAGTTGTAGCATTAAGAGCTCTTAGAGCAAATTTAAAAGATTCTTTTGTGCGTATTATTAAAGGAGAAATCTTTTTGCTAAATGCTCACATATCTCATCTAAATACCACACATGCTTTTTACAGACATGATGAAAAAGGCGTTAGAAAACTTTTAATGCACAAAAAACAAATTGATAAGCTTTTTGGTAAAATTAGCACTCAAGGATTCACAATAGTACCTTTAGAACTTTACTTCAATGAAAAAAATAAAGTTAAAATTTTGATAGCCTTAGCAAAAGGAAAAAACTTACATGATAAAAGAGAAAGTCTTAAGAAAAAGCAAGCAGACCTTGAAACAAGAGCTGCTATAAAAAATCATTATTAA
- a CDS encoding thioredoxin, with amino-acid sequence MKKIIYVILVGIGLFLNACSNQTTIENDFAFEEFKTGEEIVLQSVNGGEKTLVRTENGFVIKGEEEKILMLDFFGTFCTPCQEEASSLTNLWQKNSSNFILIGLSHFEDVSDQAVKDFAIAYGAYYFLSNSKENDRIIAQILKDIDYKNMEQLPFKVVLKNKSYQNLSDFWNKNSQHFVKYYLGKVPTQIMQKDIDRILNESKE; translated from the coding sequence ATGAAAAAAATTATATATGTAATTTTAGTAGGTATTGGACTCTTTTTAAATGCTTGTTCTAATCAAACTACTATAGAGAATGATTTCGCCTTTGAAGAATTTAAAACAGGTGAAGAAATAGTCTTGCAAAGCGTTAATGGGGGTGAAAAGACTCTAGTAAGAACTGAAAATGGGTTCGTAATTAAAGGAGAGGAAGAAAAAATTTTAATGTTAGACTTTTTTGGAACTTTTTGCACACCTTGCCAAGAAGAAGCATCTTCTCTTACAAATTTGTGGCAAAAAAATAGTTCTAATTTTATCTTAATAGGACTAAGTCATTTTGAAGATGTAAGCGATCAAGCAGTTAAAGATTTTGCTATCGCATATGGAGCATATTATTTTTTAAGTAATTCTAAAGAAAATGATAGAATCATTGCACAAATTTTAAAAGATATAGATTATAAAAATATGGAGCAGCTTCCATTTAAAGTAGTTTTAAAAAATAAAAGCTATCAAAATTTAAGTGATTTTTGGAATAAAAATTCACAACATTTTGTAAAATATTATTTAGGAAAAGTCCCAACCCAGATTATGCAAAAAGATATTGATAGGATTCTTAATGAGTCTAAAGAATGA
- a CDS encoding ATP-dependent Clp protease adaptor ClpS: MSLKNEVLEQQKLAEPKMFKVLLLNDDITTMEFVIDILMNIFHHNFEKASTIMLEIHNQGSGVCGIYTQEIALSKKKQVEIAARNNNFPLQARIEEQ, from the coding sequence ATGAGTCTAAAGAATGAAGTTTTAGAGCAACAAAAACTAGCAGAACCTAAAATGTTCAAGGTTTTGTTATTAAATGATGATATCACAACAATGGAATTTGTTATAGATATTTTAATGAATATTTTTCATCACAATTTCGAAAAAGCAAGTACTATTATGCTAGAAATTCACAACCAAGGCAGTGGAGTGTGCGGAATTTATACTCAAGAAATTGCCTTAAGTAAAAAAAAGCAAGTTGAAATAGCTGCAAGAAATAACAATTTTCCATTACAAGCAAGGATAGAAGAACAATGA